Part of the Peromyscus leucopus breed LL Stock chromosome 6, UCI_PerLeu_2.1, whole genome shotgun sequence genome, ATAGATTAAGATTTtagctatttttttgttttttcaaaactcaTGGGTTGGCAACATGTAGAAAGGTCATAACCGCACAAAGCGTTTGGAACAAGGTCCTGTGCTTCTGACAGTACAACAAACCGATACCACACatgctattttctttctcatttcccttaAGCTTTGCATTTACCAATGTATCAAACATTTACCGAATGCACATACGTGCTGGATCCTGAGCTAGGAACAGGTCATAAGGCATGGTCACTGACCCATGGCTAATGGAGGAAAGACAGGTGTGAGTGGAGCTTCAATACTTCCAAAAGAATTGAGCAAAATTCAAAGCAAAGTTATAGAACCTTATTCTGTGACAGGACCAGAGAAAGGAGTTTAAGAGGGAATCGTTGCTTTGTTGGATTCATGTTAAGCAATTCCACTTTCTGCCCTCTGTGGATGTTATCACTGTTCCGAAGAGCTCTTTCAGAGGCCTCAACTACTCAGACTTGGAACACGCAATGCAGCCTTAATGAAAAAGCAGTAAGGACACGTTGACACTCCACAGGGCTTGTCCTAAGTGGGAGGTTCAGAGACTAGCAGCTTCCCACACACTCACCATTGGTACTGATTGAGACTTCTCTTGTGTACTTGCCTTGGGGACTGAGTCAGTCCTATATCTATCTGCTAAACAGGTGAAATCTTAATGAGCAGGATCTGAACATCAGatgcttttattaaaatgtagGCTTTATTGCCTCCTCTTGGGTATTATGCAATTCTCAACTCACTATTATGAAACTggttccccttctctccctgtgtTCTGTCTGTGGGTAGAAGACGATAGCATGCGAGCAGACAAAATCATGGACACCAAGAGAACTCCCCTATTACCTAGCTCCTGGCCCCAAACATTCACATTATGACGAGacacatgattttcttttctatttttttttcctttttggactAAAGATTCCTTAAATCATAAAAAGCAACTAAAGTCTATTCATAgcaatttaatttcaaaaactgTATTATGTCAATGtctcctaaaataaaaataatatcaaatgtGCCAAGGTCTCAGGATAGAACATTAGAGGTTCAAAGACCCCAAGACAGAAAGACTTCAAGCTCATTAAAGGCATACAAATGGGTTCTGGTTCCTTTCATCTTGATACTTCTGTCTCCAACAAATTTCCAATGTTTGTGAAAAAAGATGACTCCCATCATTAGGGAAAAGCTAAGATTTGGCACTGAGGGAAGCAGTGTGTGATTGTTCCCTCACACCACAAAcctatgcatgtatgcatacacacatacacgtgtacacatacacatgtacacacacacacacacacacacacacacacacacacacacacaccaaaaagagcATCTCGCTTACTTTCTCCATGTGAGTTACAACCAATACCACAGGACTAGTTgccaagaattatttttaaacttgcaAATCCATACCAAATGCACAAAAAACATTCTATTTGATACCTGTTTAAGTTATCTTACAAATATGCTCTTCAGtaggacagggctggagagatggttcagtggctaagagcacttgggCCCCGCAagggacccaggttctgttcctagcatccacacagagcagcttacaactgtctattaATTCTAGTTCCAAAGTATCCCCCACCCTCTTcagcctcctcaggtaccaggcacacacatgctgtacatacatacaagcaaagacactcatacacataaacatatctaaaaattaaaagcaaaaaattaatatttcttcaACATAATGAAAATACCCAGAGACATAAACTGCTGTATAAAACCATCCCTGACACTGAATGTTCCCAATTCTGTGATAAGCACACTGAAAGGAAGCCATATCCAAGCACTCCTGGCCCTGCACTCAACAGCTAACACCCAAACTCCAGCTgtgattctgtttgtttttgttttataaataaaaccaccaagtgttcaaaaatctgttttaattatatttttatgaagtCCAGGAAGAACATCATTGTAATTCATGGTACAAAAAGCAAATGACACCTGAACATGCAATAAAAAATGGATTCACGATGAAAATAATATATGTCAGTACTAAAATAGAGTTACTTGGTCCCTAAAGGGAAAAGGTTTCTTTTAATTACCTATTCACTTGGAttatgagaaaatacatttttttttcttgaaatcttTGGGGAAGTTTTCTGTTTGCGCTACTCTGAGTTTTAAGTCTAAGGTAagtctcttttcctttatttttttttctttttgaagacagggtcttacactgTAGGTCTGGTTGACCAGGACtttactatatagatcaggcttggcctcaaactcagagatccatctgcctttgttgggattaaaggcgtgacccACCATGGCCAGCTGAAGTTTCTCATTCTGAAAgccattattttcattatttcacatCAGAGACACTTCAAGACATACTTCAAAAGTATGACAGACAGTTTGGCAACTGAATTCTTGTTACATACAAAGCCATTAGcaaaaatatgtaacaaaatttATGCAAAACAAACCATTTTGTCCTTATATACAGAGTTCACTTTCTTCCTTAAAGCCTATTCTAAAAGGGgtttgaggactggagagatggtatCCATCTTCATGGAATTCCCATTTTGGGCGAAGTGAGGAAATCATAAAGGGCAAGGTAACTATTTTAAACAACtcttttaaatgaattataaagTTGAATCTGTGCCTTTCAATTTAGAAGGAGAATGTAGCTTCAAATACAGAATCCATTTATCTTTGGAAACTCTAGTCTTAATGAGCTCAACGCTCAGTGAGTAAAAATGACAGCCTTGTGACTGTGACCCAAGGACTCAGGAAAGAGCATTTTTGTGCAACATGCACACGCTGTGACCCAAACTGCTGAGAAGTTTCACATCGAGGGCATGCACACATTTCATACTGACACAATTTACAATACCTTGGGGGAAAGAGATCATGGGTTCCTGGGAAATGTCACAGAATCTATCTACAAATGCATAAAGTGAGAGAACACAGGAAGTCAGAGGGAGACCCAAATACAAGTTCAAAAACACACTTGAAAATCATTTCAAAGCCAAGGATCATGTTCGCTGACGATGGGAAAATTCTAACATCCTATAGAATATCATGTAAACAATGAAAATGCAGCTTTATATAATTcacagtctcaaaagaaaataaatttccgGTTTATCAtcactgcttggctctgtctgCAGAACTGAATTATCTGAGCAAAACTGGTCCACGTAGCCATACCGAAGGGCTGTGCATGCTCCCTCTGGGATGCCTCGGCCCTCCAGGCCACCAGCTTTCATGTTCCTCAGGTAGCTTGCGATGTATGAGCCTGTGGAGTGTCGGTTCACAGCCAGAGCAGGAGCTGAAGGCTTACTTCTGAGGACTACTCCTCCTCTAGTGCTGTGGCTCATAGCTTTTTGCttgccagcttcctgcttctccttgGCACGGCTGGCAATGTTTCGGACTCTGCTCTGACTTCTTGAGGACAACTTTCTGACTAACGCCCTGGGACATTGATTGGCATCCTGCTTTGAATAGAGCACTTGACAGCTGTCTTCTTGGTCAAAGGACACCAGCTTTCGGAGCTGTTCAGTTAGGGCATCTAAAGGCTCTAAAGACTTTGTCTTCATAGTCACACTCTTGTCTCTAATGCCGTTTGTCACAAAACTTCTACTAATACATTGGTATTTGCTTTCAAAGTTGCACGCAATGTCCTCTGATGTTAAATCCCCCAGACTTTTGGATTTACAAGGACTTGGCAGTTTCAAAGCAACCAAAGGAGCATGTGTTGACTGCGTGGGTGTGGGGGCATGCATATCTGGAGCCCTAGGCTGGTTTGTTTTTGCATCTGAACTTGAGAAATGGTTATGCACAAAGCCAGCACCCTGATAGGTTAGGTGAGAGATACTTTGATTTTTGACACCTTGAATATTGTTGAATATTTCAGGGGCAGAAGGCAGGAGGGTATCTTTACAGTACCTATTCCTGAAGCCTCTCTGGACCTGCTCCTCCATCTCCTGGCTGTGCTTCAGTTCTAGTGGAGAAACAAGTTGATTCAGACCCTCTCCCCTGTAGTCACAGGTCGTTAGAGACAGGTTTTCAGATTCTCCATCGATTTCCACAAGGCTGCTCTCTGCAGAATTTACACAGAGAGCAGGGTCTATTACATCTTCCAGGCCCAATtcagtgggaagaggagggctaTTCATCACTTGTCTCGGGTCCTTTCCATGAGTGGGGCTTTTGGGAAACTGGCCAGGAGAAGCATCAGGGGACCCAGGCAAGTTGCCTTCTATGACCCTTGCCTTGGCTTTATCACAAGGGTCATTACCTGGTTTTGGTTTAGAGAAGGGAGAGGCAGTCATTTCACGAAGAACGGTGTCATTTGCAGGTTTGGTGGTCTCAGCATTAGAGACCTTGATCAGCTCAGGAGATGAGCACAAGAAGGAGGCCTTGGGTTTCCCCTGGGGGAAACCATGCTTGACGGGTGTTTGTAGACCCACTGTGTTAGGCAAAGGAGCACTTTCTGATGTCACATCAGTGCAAAGGAGACGAGAGACCACAGCAAGGTTAGCCCGGTGGTGGCTCTCTTCAAACTGACCAATCAGTGCTGAGATGGAACTGCCCGGCTCATTCTCATTTGTTAAAGTAACATCATCGATGAGATTGGAAATTTCAGTGTCCTGAAGAATAGCAGTTGAGTGCAAATCAGGGCTGTCAGAAGAGAGCGCAGAGACATCAGATAGAGAAAAGGATGTTGCCGCTCGGCCCTTGAGCCTACTGCCTTCCAGGGTCTCCATCTCCAGAGCACTCCGAGAGAGAAGACTTTCAGACAACATGCTTTTGCCTTCCCTGGAGGCCTCAGCATACCCCTTTGGGTTGGTTTTCATCCCAGAGAGAGCTTGTGGTCCCTTCGTCGCAGGATCAAGTGCCAAATGCTGCCTTGGGGAGAGGGATTTTTTGGGACAGTGGGTTTCCTGGCAGTCATTTGCCACATTTGGTTTGGTTCTCCCACCCTTTGGACCTGGTCCTCCGCACTGTTCTGTGATGGGTACACTGGCGGTTGAGACAGTGCGGACCCCTTGGTTGGCATCTTTgtggaggagggcactggaggaGAAGGAGAACTTTTTGTTGAAATTGGAAAACTGTGGGTCTTTTATAGTTGTCTCGCCCTTTCTTCCGCCATGCTTGTCCTCtgctaaagaaaacaaacagcatttTAGGTAAAGTGTATCGCTTTCTGTAGGCTCTGCTGACACTCACGTTTGTCTTGACACAGACAAATGGGAAATGTAAATCTGCTTTACGTTGTGACAGAATATAATTATGGAATAAGCAGAAGTTTGCAACACAGTGTCTGTGTGATGGATAAatggtaaaatatatttataggaaCTTCACTGAGCTTCCTTTTGAATGTCTATTACATCAGCTGAGGATGTAATATTCATTGTCCAGAAAATGTCAATGAGTTACTATGCTTTCATGGTGAGGATTACCTTACGCTGCTTCCTAGTCAGATCTGTACTACAGAGAAGCATGGCaatagaaacagaacaagacagcTCTGTTAAACAATGTACTATGGCACCTGGAAACAAGACACTGTCAGCTTTCAATGTCATTTATGTATTAGCAACAAGCAAACCACACatgatatcatttaaaaaaacattttggcAAAATATTTAATCTAACCAATTAATTTCTAACACAGTTGGAATGTACAATATGTGCACAAAACTATGAGTATCTTTTGGCTTAAAGTGAAAAGATTACCAGATGACCAGTCATCAATTCCACATCACTActaacatttaatattttgttgatattttttttgtttcagtataaaaaaaatatattacattatttcccACTTTATGCCCAAAGTGGTAATACAATGGtaattaaggaaaactgtaaaaacaTACAATTCACAATAACCCGGGATACCTCATCCTATTTGATATGTGCTGAGGCAATTCAATGTTCAGTTATTTTTATCTGATTATTTAATTGACTATTAAATCTCTCGAAGTCATGATGTGAATGAAGAATtttttcactaaaatattttCTCCTCACTAAAATTTTAATcatcatataaaaaaaattaagcttccCAAATTGTAAACAATTAAAATCCTATAACTTCATTTCCAAAACGAACACTTTTGTAGAGACAGACTATTTAGAATTTTgtattctcctttttctctactttattttttgtctgCAATTATCTGGGATCCCTGCAACGATTAGGTATCATTCCATATTTGCTGTAAATTTAATCCATACAATTAATTCTTATATCTTTTCAAATGTAggaaagaaactctgtcttggtcTTCCTTCCCAACTCATCTTCTGCAGTTAGGACCAGTTAGTACAGATTTCTATTGGACAGTTTTACTTTGCTGTAATAGGTTTTTAAACTACATTTAAAGCCATGTATGTCCTCTCTTCTCTGACACTATTCTTAGCAAAATTTCAACCATTTTTCCAGTACTTGGTAGGCTCCAGGGCCTTGCAAACTAGGAAATTTTCAATTTTcacctctcccctttcttctaaTGAAGTAATCAAaaactggcttttcttttctccctggaAGATCTTATAATAAGAACCAATACAAGCAAAACAGCATTTGTGGGAAAATAAATCACTGGAATTATATTGTTTGGATAAAGACTAATTTTGCTAAAATGCAAGGTATTTACAGTCTACTTGTTTGAGATAATTCCAGAAACAGTCAGTGGACAGTTTTCGAATACGAAGGGGAGTCACAGACACAAATTCAAGAGCTCTTTGTCACATTGTAAAGTGGCCATTTCTTATCATCAGGTTGTCTCCAAGTTAAGGACGAAGATGGCTCCCAACTCCTACACTTACAAAGCCTGCAACCGAGCAAGAGCCGTGGGCACGTCTCCTCCCCTGCCACTATCCAGAGCAGGGAAGTGAGATCATAGGAAGAAAATGCTGCCTCAACCACACCTTAGGGAAGAAAAGATTTTTCCAAGTGGAATCAGCAATGGGCTTTTAACAGCATCCTTTCCCCATGAACATTTCCAactacaaaaaaatattttaaatagtgaAAAGTAATGCAGCTGCATTCAATCCCAGAAAAGCCAGGGTGGGTCTATACAACCTTGGGACAATCTTTAAAGCCCTTGTCCCTGATCTAGGCCGCTACCACTCAGAAAccaacactgttttctttttgtaggtttccctttcctctcagAGCCGCATGCGCAAAGCCATCACACCAAtgctcctccccttccccacggATGGAAATGTTAGGTTCAAGGCCATAGTAGAGGAGGAAATAGCTCACTTTTTACTTTCTTACCAAAGTTTACATCCTCTTGCATAGAATTAACATTAGAAGTTGattatttttcagaatattttaatagCAGAATGGTAACTATGTTGTAATGGAAACAAGGGACGAAAATGCAGCTTAGAGAAACCGAAAGCACCTTACCCAGagaattttcttttccatctgtgTCTTTTGCTGCTTCGGATATGGGCAGCGACAAAGCCCCCAGAAGACTCTTGTCAACCGGCATAGAGACAGGGCGCACTTGCAGACTCCGCGTGGTCCTCCGAAGGACACCGTCCTGCTCTCTTGTGGCCTCAGAGACGGAATCTTTTATCTCAACCATTTCTTGGAATCccactttgctttttttcctgCCTTTGGCCGGAGCGCTGGCTGTACGACGCAGAATTCGATCTCCAATTGATCGCTTCCTAATATAATGGGAGTTGTTTTCTGAAGAACTGTGCCTGGGATTCTTATTGAACAGTCCCTTCAGACCTTGGAGCTGTCTATTctgaggatgaaaaaaaaaagaaccaagcaCAAATTAAACACATGCCATCGTAAGAACGACTTGAGTTTGAAATGGCAGCTCCATGAAGAATGAACGTGAAGTGAAATTTTACAGCCATCGATTGAAGGACGATCAAAATAAGAAAGCAGCTCACAGTGGGTTCATACAATACCATGCACAGCTCATCAACATTACTCTGTGAGGAAGGCAGTCTTTCAATTTCATGGCCAacctttctagaactttcctacCCAGAGATGATAAAATGGTAGAAAAGTTTCCTCGGGtaacaaactaacaaaatttCAGCAGCCTTGAAGCAACAAATGTGTGTTTCCAAATGGTAAGCAGAAGATGGAGAGACAGGAGGGGGCATGCCACCACAGTCATTTCACAAGACTATGCCAGGGAGAATGCAGGGCCATGCTGAGAAACTACCTTTGTAGCTCCTAGAAAGTGTAGTATGGTATAACTGGGGTTGAGGATTAGAGGGCTCCACTGcaggggaggaaaaaaacaaaaataacaataacaaaaacgaaacaaaacacaATTGGGCTCATTCAAGTAGGCAGTGCCAGTCAACATAAAAGACTAGTGTGCCGACCTGTACACACCCTTCCTCCCACCTCTAAGACCTTCCCATCTTCTGTTCATTCCTTGTTCAACTCAACACCACCATGTTATGGTACGAGCATCCCAACCCAAACAtacattgaaaataataaatgactCCAAATTGGTCATTTATTCAGGAATGAAACAAAAGTtacataaaatactttatttgtattttatttctgggCTGAGTTTTAAACAAATGCTGTGTGCCTCATCGTTCCCCACCACCTTGAGTGAAGTTAGAGACATTACATAGTTAAACTGGCTTTCTGGTATTCGGGCATCATCTTAACATCATCTATGTATGTTTCCATTTAGGCTAACAGACAGAGCCCAACAAGCTGTATAAACAGGAATGCAAGACTGAACGTTTTCACcaacattttcagaaataaaaatccttTGTTCCCTTCTGCTGAATGATCCGAGGCTCAACCTACAGTCCTATTCAATTCCCAGTTGGATCGTGGCCACAGTAACAATGATGTTCGCCAGCAGTATGCTTGTTTACTCCATGGCAGGTGGTTCTCAGAGAAGAGCAAACCTACTTATGAGGCAGGTACCATTTTCACCTCACATTGACACATGGAGAGTGAATTCACAGAGAATGCCAGTACTCTGGACAAACTCCAGGCGACACAGACTATGGTCACGAGCAGCGTGGGGAAATCCTGGGCACTGTTCCATTCTACATTCCCACCAAGTCACATCTGGTCCTGAAAATCCCTGACAGGGGCCGAGTCTCCAGCACTTGGCATGACCAGAGGAGCACCTGCTGGGGTCCAAACCACCATCCCATTCTacagagaagggagaaaactCGAGGCAGAACTAGATACCTCTTTGTGATatttgatctccttttctccctATTTCCTTTTgtccatctctttctccttctctcttcccacctccctcttcttccccctttcaTTCTAACTCCCCTATCTgtctccccactctccctctctccatttcttctgtGGGTAGTTTTAAAGCCATTCACACTTTTTTGATTTTCAATTTACAATTGTTCCATATGAATGCATCCTGCCTAGACCTGGCTGGAATCATAGCTAGATTAGCATAGGCTATTCATCAAACCTCTGAGATACATTTCCTACTGTAGAAAATGGGGTCACTTTTAGAATtacaataaaattcaaattttaatggtcttcattattttcataaaatgattGCCTGAAAGTATGATAGTCTTCTCAATTCTATTAAACCTAGAGAGAacctctgggaagaaggaatgagCACACCTCCTGAGTAGAGGTGGACAGGGACAGGGCAGGAACACTGCCTGAGCTTGCTCTGCTCCCCACAGACACCCACAAAAGAAGACTTTGTCAAATGTACATTCCTTTAATGAAATCAGTCACTTTCTTGAGGTTACACTACAGTTTTATGCTCTTTCTCACCTTTCCAAAGATCTCATTGATCGTAATGTGAACAAAGATGGATGCTTCTGTGAGTCCTTCCAAGTAGACATGCCGGTAGCctgcaaaaccaaaaagaattggttctttgggTCGAATTTGGCTTTCCAGAGGATACCACAGAATTACGTATCTCTTATTTATCATTCTCACATTTTACATCACATCTATCATATAACATGATTTACATAATGAATTTGACAAATATCCTGTGGAACCCATGTCATGTATTAAACCTTCCAAAGAGAAACCAGTAAGCCAGCATATAATAGACCCTATATACTTCTCTTCCacagtagaaaacaaacaaaaacaaaaaaggaatagcCAATCCAGAGAGGAAAGGCCAGCTTACACCTACCAGGTACTAGGCTGCTGAAGGTCACGGTCCTTTGTCCCACAAAGTCTCTTCCAATTGGATCATGATCCCACACAAGGAACCGAACTAAAGCTATTTCTGGCATGTGGACTGTAAATGTTAGGGTTTCTTCCCACACAGGGTTAAATCCttagagaaacaggaaaaagaaaaatcagcaaaAGCAAAGGGCTTGGTTGGAAATGATTTAGTAGCAACGTCTGTAGAGCAGACAGTGAAAATTGCTTGTAATGGTTATTAAACTCATGCAAATGCCTGAGCCTCTCCAGGATGCCCTGCTGAAGGAAAGCCTCTGAGTTTACTAC contains:
- the Plch1 gene encoding LOW QUALITY PROTEIN: 1-phosphatidylinositol 4,5-bisphosphate phosphodiesterase eta-1 (The sequence of the model RefSeq protein was modified relative to this genomic sequence to represent the inferred CDS: inserted 1 base in 1 codon); its protein translation is MSYWNAEPRGCVQYRRHFLVDNSVFHVERCMSVMQSGTQMVKLKRGTKGLVRLFYLDEHRTRLRWRPSRKSEKAKILIDSIYKVTEGRQSEIFHRQAEGNFDPSCCFTIYHGNHMESLDLITSNPEEARTWITGLKYLMAGISDEDSLAKRQRTHDQWVKQTFEEADKNGDGLLNIEEIHQLMHKLNVNLPRRKVRQMFQEADTDENQGTLTFEEFCVFYKMMSLRRDLYLLLLSYSDKKDHLTVEELAQFLKVEQKMSNVTVDYCLDIIKKFEVSEENKVKNVLGIEGFTNFMRSPACDVFNPLHHEVYQDMDQPLCNYYIASSHNTYLTGDQLLSQSKVDMYARVLQEGCRCVEVDCWDGPDGEPVVHHGYTLTSKILFRDVVETINKHAFVKNEFPVILSIENHCSIQQQRKIAQYLKGIFQDKLDLSSVDTGESRQLPSPQSLKGKILVKGKKLPYHLGDDAEEGEVSDEDSADEIEDECKFKLHYSNGTTEHQVESFIRXKLESLLRESQIRDKEDPDSFTVRALLKATHEGLNTHLKQNLDVKESGKKSHGRSLMTNFGKHKKTTKSRSKSYSTDDEEDIFQNPGKEGGQLYRLGRRRRTMKLCRELSDLVVYTNSVAAQDIVDDGTTGNVLSFSETRAHQVVQQKSEQFMIYNQKQLTRIYPSAYRIDSSNFNPLPYWNAGCQLVALNYQSEGRMMQLNRAKFKANGNCGYILKPQQMCKGTFNPFSGDPLPANPKKQLILKVISGQQLPKPPDSMFGDRGEIIDPFVEVEIIGLPVDCCKDQTRVVDDNGFNPVWEETLTFTVHMPEIALVRFLVWDHDPIGRDFVGQRTVTFSSLVPGYRHVYLEGLTEASIFVHITINEIFGKWSPLILNPSYTILHFLGATKNRQLQGLKGLFNKNPRHSSSENNSHYIRKRSIGDRILRRTASAPAKGRKKSKVGFQEMVEIKDSVSEATREQDGVLRRTTRSLQVRPVSMPVDKSLLGALSLPISEAAKDTDGKENSLAEDKHGGRKGETTIKDPQFSNFNKKFSFSSSALLHKDANQGVRTVSTASVPITEQCGGPGPKGGRTKPNVANDCQETHCPKKSLSPRQHLALDPATKGPQALSGMKTNPKGYAEASREGKSMLSESLLSRSALEMETLEGSRLKGRAATSFSLSDVSALSSDSPDLHSTAILQDTEISNLIDDVTLTNENEPGSSISALIGQFEESHHRANLAVVSRLLCTDVTSESAPLPNTVGLQTPVKHGFPQGKPKASFLCSSPELIKVSNAETTKPANDTVLREMTASPFSKPKPGNDPCDKAKARVIEGNLPGSPDASPGQFPKSPTHGKDPRQVMNSPPLPTELGLEDVIDPALCVNSAESSLVEIDGESENLSLTTCDYRGEGLNQLVSPLELKHSQEMEEQVQRGFRNRYCKDTLLPSAPEIFNNIQGVKNQSISHLTYQGAGFVHNHFSSSDAKTNQPRAPDMHAPTPTQSTHAPLVALKLPSPCKSKSLGDLTSEDIACNFESKYQCISRSFVTNGIRDKSVTMKTKSLEPLDALTEQLRKLVSFDQEDSCQVLYSKQDANQCPRALVRKLSSRSQSRVRNIASRAKEKQEAGKQKAMSHSTRGGVVLRSKPSAPALAVNRHSTGSYIASYLRNMKAGGLEGRGIPEGACTALRYGYVDQFCSDNSVLQTEPSSDDKPEIYFLLRL